CTCGAAGGCTACGGGCTGACCGAGACCTCGCCGGTCATCAGCGTGAACCGGGAGCGGAACTTCCGCTTCGGGACCGTCGGTCCCGCCATCAACGGCGTGGAGGTCCGCATCGCGGACGACGGCGAGATTCTGTCTCGAGGTCGCCACATCATGCAGGGCTATTTCAAGCTGCCGGAGGAGACCGTCGCCGTTCTCGATCCCGACGGCTGGTTCCACACCGGAGACCTGGGCGAGCTCGATCCCGATGGATTCCTCCGCATCACCGGTCGGAAGAAGAACCTGATCAAGCTCTCCAACGGCAAGTACGTCGCGCCGGAGCCCATCGAGAACGCCCTCAAAGCGAGTACCTACATCGCCGAGGCGGTCGTCTTCGGCGACGCGCAGAAGGTCGCCGGAGCGCTCATCGTGCCTTCGTTTCCAGCTCTGGAGGAGCACGCGCAGCAACAGGAACTGCCGTCCGACCGAGCCGCTTTGGTGGCTCATCCCTCGGTTCGCAAGCTGTATCGGCAAGAAGTGGATCGCCTCACGCCCGACCTCGCGGACTTCGAGAAGGTGCGCATCCTGCTGATCGCCGATCGGGAGTTCACGATCGAATCCGGGGAACTGACGCCGACGCTCAAGGTGAAACGGCGCGAAGTCCTCGCAGCGTACGCCGACCAGATCGCCGATCTTTACGCTGGCGTTGACTGAGGAAAGATGATGCGAATCGGCGTTCCCAAAGAGGTCAAGTCCGACGAGTACCGAGTGTCCGTGCTGCCGGTGGGCGTCGAGCTCCTGACTCACGATGGGCATGCGGTCGTCGTTGAAACAGGCGCCGGGCTGGGGAGCGGTATCGCCGACGAGGAGTACCGCTCGGCAGGCGCGATGATCGTACGACACGCCGAGGACGCGTTCGACGCGGACATGGTCATCAAGGTCAAGGAACCGCAGCCGGAGGAATACGACCTCGTGCGCCACGGGCAGGTCGTGTTCACGTACTTCCACTTCGCTGCGAACGAGCCCCTGACGAAGGCGATGCTGGAACGCGGCGTCGTCTGCGTCGCCTACGAGACGATCCAGACGGACGACGGTGATCTGCCCTTGCTCACGCCGATGAGCGAGGTCGCCGGCAAGATGGCGATCCAGCAGGGGGCGAAGTACCTCGAGCGTCCGATGATGGGTCGCGGCATCCTGCTGGGAGGCGTGCCGGGCGTCGCACCAGCGGACGTGGTGATCATCGGCGGGGGAGTGGTCGGCACGAACGCGGCGAAGGTCGCCGCCGGGCTCGGCGCGAACGTCACGGTTCTGGACATCGACCTCGACCGCCTGCGATATCTCGACGACATCCTTCCCGCCAACGTGACGACGCTCTACTCGGATCCGCACAGCGTCCGGCGGATGGTTCCGCGAGCCGATCTGCTGATCGGAGCCGTGCTCATCCCGGGTGCGCGCGCGCCCAACATCGTCACCGCCGCGATGGTCGCGGAGATGAAGCCCGGCGCGGTGATCGTCGATGTCGCCGTCGACCAGGGCGGCTGCATCGAGACGACGCGCCCGACGACCCACCACGACCCCACGTATGTCACCAGCGGCGTCGTGCACTACGCCGTGACGAACATGCCCGGAGCGGTCGGTCGCACGTCATCCTACGCGCTCGCCAACGTCACGCTTCCGTACGCTCGACGGCTCGCCGCGTCGGGATGGCGGAAGGCGATGCGGGCAGACGCCGCTCTGGCGCGCGGTCTGAACGTCGTCGAAGGACGGATCGCCCACGCTGGGGTGGCGAGCGCGTTCGGCTTGGCGCCGGCTCCCCTCGAAGGCGCCCTGGGCGGCGCATAGAACGTGGAACGAAGAAGGGCGGGGTCCGAAGACCCCGCCCTGCTATTTCCCGTCGACCAACCGATCCTCTACTTGAGGATCAGCATCCGCCGAACCGTACGATACGTCCCGGCTCGGAACTCGTAGATGTAGACGCCGCTGGCGACACGCTCGCCGAGCTCGTTCCTGCCATCCCAGTAAGCGGCTTCGCCACGTGACGTGTAGTAGCCGGCGTCCCGGTAGCCCAGGTCGAGCGTGCGGACGTTGCTGCCCGCCACGTCGAAGATGGAGATGCGCACGTCGGAGCCGTCCGTCAGCTCGAACGGGATCCACGTTTCCGGGTTGAAGGGGTTCGGGAAGTTGACCAGCGCGCGCGTCATGCTGGGTGCGGACCAGTGGAAGCGCACCCGCAACTCGTGCGAGCCAGCCGGCAACTGCGTCTCGCCCTTCGTCAGCAGGTTGTAGCCGACGTCACCGACGTCCAGAACGAGCCTGTAGCCCGGCGCCAGCGTCAGTCCATCCCAGCGGATCGTCGCAGGGGCTGGCAGAACCGCCTTCAGCGTCCACTGCCCCTGACGGTCGACGATGGGTTCGTAGTCGCGCGACAGGCGCGGGCCCGACCCGTCCGGCGTCGTGGCGAAGAACTCGGCGACATCGCGGACCGGCGGCGCTGGCGGCATCGGCGCGTCGGTCATGTCATATCCCGACTTCGATGTCGCATTGGCGCCGACCGTGACCCGATACTCCTTGCCCGACGCGTCGACCAGCGTCAGCGACGTCGACCACGTCGGCTTGACCATCGTCTGCGGCGCGGTCGGAATCGTGCCTGGATCGTCGAGGACGTTACCCGCGATCGTTCCTCGATGGCGTGGCTGAACCACGAGCACGGTGCGTGGAGTCGCATCGTGGTTGTACATCCAGTAGGACTTGAACGGCTCCAGCGTCGCCGTCAGCGGAACCGGGATGTAGCCGTCCGTCGTCCACTCGTAGATCTCGTCAACGCCGACGCCGAACACGCTCACCGGAGCGCCGCCGTACGGGACGCCGATGAGGTTCCAACCCGGGTACATCGTGACCTCGGTGGCTCGCGCCGACGGAGCGTCCACGTTCACCATGACGAGGATTTCGCGTGCGCCCAGCGCGGCGTCACGGTGGATGAAGTAGCCTTCGGTGATCGGTGACACCAGTTCAGCGCCTCGCATCGGAACGTACATCTGAGACGCGTCGTCCCACCCGTAGACCGTGCTGACGTCATACGTTCCAAGCGCCTCCGGTGAACCCACGGAAGCCTCACCCGGTATGGAGAACATGCTCCAGCCGATCGCGCCAGAGGACAGCGTGGCGATCAGCTCCTTCGGACGCGCCTGTTCCACCACCAGCAGGGAGATGTACGTCCCCGGCGCAAGCGTCATCGACGCGTGCGTCCGCAGGTCCATCGCCTTGCCGGCTTGCTCGATGAACGCGTTGTCATAGTAGGGCAGGATCGCGTCCAGACCCGACCACGCCAGCAAGCCGCTCTCGCTGGCAGGAACCGTGACCTCCAGGTTCCACGCCATCCGTCCCGTCTCGGGGACTGCGCGGATGTCGCGGCGCAGCGCAGTCTCGCCGAGTCGCAACGTCATGTAGGGCGCTGCGGGACTCGGAGGCGGCTGCGGCGAATCCTCGCCGGTCACGAAGGCGTCCGACGTGTTCAGGGCGGAACCGAAATCGACCGATGCGCTGCCGCTGCCCGTGGTCAACGTCAGCTTGGCGAGCCAAGCCTCTTCGACCAACGCGCCGATGTAGAGGGCAGAATCGGTCGGAACCGGGACGCCGACCCCGCCCGCGCCGTACGGGACGACCGACAGGCGGTACCGTCCATAGATGCCTGCGACGTCCTCGCCGGAGACGGCGAACGTCAC
This sequence is a window from Candidatus Poribacteria bacterium. Protein-coding genes within it:
- the ald gene encoding alanine dehydrogenase, producing MRIGVPKEVKSDEYRVSVLPVGVELLTHDGHAVVVETGAGLGSGIADEEYRSAGAMIVRHAEDAFDADMVIKVKEPQPEEYDLVRHGQVVFTYFHFAANEPLTKAMLERGVVCVAYETIQTDDGDLPLLTPMSEVAGKMAIQQGAKYLERPMMGRGILLGGVPGVAPADVVIIGGGVVGTNAAKVAAGLGANVTVLDIDLDRLRYLDDILPANVTTLYSDPHSVRRMVPRADLLIGAVLIPGARAPNIVTAAMVAEMKPGAVIVDVAVDQGGCIETTRPTTHHDPTYVTSGVVHYAVTNMPGAVGRTSSYALANVTLPYARRLAASGWRKAMRADAALARGLNVVEGRIAHAGVASAFGLAPAPLEGALGGA